The following proteins are encoded in a genomic region of Aquifex aeolicus VF5:
- a CDS encoding HDIG domain-containing metalloprotein yields the protein MENIEIVSSGKHTLHGLNFYLSYFDDVAKVLPREHYCFIVGGWVRDRILGEPVGYNIDVDFLTTADPVELAKNFAKRIGGHFFVFEKRGFLIKRPTIASVVLHLPPYRYRFDFSPLKGKDLEKALIEDLKERDFTANAIAVNLDDVLSIGAKQTIVYDPTGGIKDLEQGLLRPVSIENLKRDPVRVLRGFRIAIEKNLQLTEDFYEFVKEDPRIVLKSAVERITHELFKIMKEKTAHKVIRELYEYGVLEAIIPEIGRLREVKDQGEHHIYPLDEHTLKTLEYLEQVIEDRAKYLSAELLENFGKKRVLGEFTDVELLKWGALFHDIGKPQTFAVREGKVTFYEHDKVGAQIVREIGERLRWGDEATEFVAKLVRHHLRPFFLREAFKKGELKRRGMANFWRECGDIAPHLFLLSIADAMASGDEEEDIKALMETIAELESFNRNEMKEEIQKPLLNGDEIMEILGIKPGKIVGILKKALLEAQIDGKVETKEEAIEFIKRSTKNLKPLDEG from the coding sequence ATGGAAAACATCGAGATAGTTTCCTCGGGAAAACACACACTTCACGGATTGAACTTTTACCTTTCTTACTTCGACGACGTCGCAAAAGTCCTTCCAAGAGAACATTACTGCTTTATAGTCGGCGGATGGGTAAGAGACAGGATATTGGGAGAACCCGTGGGTTACAACATAGACGTTGACTTTTTAACAACTGCAGACCCCGTGGAACTCGCTAAGAATTTTGCAAAAAGAATTGGAGGACACTTTTTCGTATTTGAGAAAAGGGGATTCTTAATAAAGAGACCCACGATAGCAAGCGTTGTTCTTCACCTTCCTCCCTACAGGTACAGGTTTGACTTTTCCCCGCTGAAGGGAAAAGACCTTGAAAAGGCGCTCATAGAGGATTTAAAGGAGAGGGACTTTACCGCAAACGCGATAGCTGTTAACCTCGACGACGTTCTGAGTATAGGTGCAAAACAAACTATAGTGTACGACCCTACGGGTGGGATAAAAGATCTGGAGCAAGGGCTTCTCAGACCCGTGTCCATAGAAAACCTAAAGAGAGACCCCGTTCGGGTTTTGAGAGGCTTCAGGATAGCGATTGAGAAAAATTTACAGCTCACGGAAGACTTTTATGAATTCGTAAAGGAAGATCCGAGAATAGTTTTAAAGTCCGCGGTTGAGAGAATAACCCATGAACTTTTCAAGATAATGAAGGAAAAAACCGCACACAAGGTTATAAGGGAACTCTACGAGTACGGCGTTCTCGAGGCAATAATTCCTGAGATAGGCAGGTTAAGGGAGGTAAAGGATCAGGGAGAGCACCACATATACCCGCTTGATGAACATACCCTAAAGACTTTAGAGTACTTGGAACAAGTAATAGAGGATCGTGCAAAGTACCTGAGTGCGGAACTTCTTGAAAACTTTGGAAAAAAGAGAGTTCTGGGAGAGTTTACCGATGTTGAACTCCTCAAGTGGGGAGCACTTTTTCACGATATAGGAAAACCTCAAACTTTTGCTGTAAGGGAGGGAAAGGTAACCTTTTACGAACATGATAAAGTAGGGGCACAAATAGTAAGAGAGATAGGCGAGAGGTTAAGGTGGGGAGACGAAGCGACGGAGTTTGTTGCAAAACTCGTAAGACATCACTTAAGACCCTTTTTCTTGAGGGAAGCTTTCAAGAAAGGAGAGCTCAAGAGGAGGGGAATGGCCAACTTCTGGAGGGAATGCGGTGATATAGCTCCACACCTTTTCCTCCTCTCTATTGCAGACGCTATGGCAAGCGGGGATGAAGAGGAGGACATAAAGGCTCTTATGGAGACGATAGCGGAACTTGAAAGCTTTAACAGAAACGAGATGAAGGAAGAAATTCAGAAACCCCTCCTGAACGGCGATGAAATCATGGAAATTTTAGGGATTAAGCCCGGAAAGATAGTAGGTATTTTAAAGAAAGCACTCCTTGAGGCCCAAATAGACGGAAAAGTAGAGACGAAAGAAGAAGCTATAGAATTCATTAAACGAAGTACGAAGAACTTAAAACCTCTTGATGAAGGATGA
- a CDS encoding HIT family protein: MKILWAPWRRAYVENVDKIEGCFLCHALSQPPEKWKEVLLVYKGKNAFIILNKYPYNTGHLMIVPVKHIGNYEEVDEETALEMHKLLQVSLKALKKEYKPHGFNVGYNFGRPAGAGLEEHIHLHVVPRWNGDTNFMPVLAQTKVISEDLYSTYDRVKKAIEEVLNESS, from the coding sequence ATGAAAATCCTTTGGGCTCCTTGGAGAAGGGCTTACGTAGAAAACGTGGACAAAATAGAAGGCTGTTTCCTCTGTCACGCCCTTTCACAACCGCCAGAAAAGTGGAAGGAGGTGCTATTGGTTTACAAAGGAAAAAATGCATTCATAATCCTCAATAAATACCCTTACAACACGGGACACCTCATGATAGTTCCCGTAAAGCATATCGGGAACTATGAAGAAGTGGACGAAGAAACGGCCCTTGAGATGCACAAACTCCTTCAGGTATCTTTAAAGGCTCTAAAAAAGGAGTACAAGCCCCACGGCTTTAACGTAGGCTACAACTTCGGAAGACCCGCAGGAGCAGGACTTGAAGAACACATACACCTCCACGTAGTTCCGAGGTGGAACGGAGACACCAACTTCATGCCCGTTTTAGCTCAGACTAAGGTAATCTCAGAAGACCTTTACAGTACCTACGACAGAGTAAAGAAAGCGATAGAAGAAGTCTTAAATGAGTCTTCTTGA
- the recJ gene encoding single-stranded-DNA-specific exonuclease RecJ: protein MKGVKGRRWVLLYREKEPPSFLVEKYGRILAQLITNRGYEREADKFLNPKLSHIPTYRELEGIEEAIERIKEAVLKKKRIIIYGDYDVDGITGTAILYRVLKLLGAKVYPVLPNRQTGYGLNKELMSIFEKYGDFLITVDNGTSAVEEIDQSSLETVVIDHHNVPPRIPKKALIVNPKVGAKREGLKALSSSALSFYLGSALIREFNLDEDPRNFLDLVALGLLADYMPVNPVTRTLAVKGMYLLEKIAQGKVRKPGVKALLEISSVNGNVTSRDVYFSLAPRINAAGRISKPKFALDLLLEEDERRARELALKLEEINRRRKAITNLTYKEAKKKAIEEIDKNFLVVWDEEWHPGILGIVAGRLAGEFNKPVAVFSKGKTKAVGSIRSIESIDVYDKVSTMRDMFLKWGGHDKAMGLTLPSNRLEEFREKVNQIFEKVKESEVIIPVDMEIDPREFGEEDLRTIKSLEPFGEGNPHPTFMTTVKDVKLGEGYKVSINSVEMECWDTELLKHLKIGKKILYRLDGGKFILEDVENGFV, encoded by the coding sequence ATGAAAGGTGTTAAAGGAAGAAGGTGGGTACTCCTCTACAGAGAAAAAGAACCGCCTAGTTTTCTAGTTGAAAAGTACGGAAGAATTCTAGCCCAGCTTATCACAAACAGGGGATATGAGAGGGAAGCGGATAAATTTTTAAACCCGAAACTATCACACATTCCCACATACAGGGAACTTGAAGGTATAGAGGAGGCTATAGAGAGAATAAAAGAAGCGGTATTGAAGAAGAAAAGAATAATAATATACGGGGACTACGACGTTGACGGAATAACGGGAACGGCAATCCTCTACAGAGTTTTGAAACTCCTCGGTGCAAAAGTTTATCCCGTTCTACCGAACAGACAAACGGGATACGGTCTCAACAAAGAATTAATGTCCATATTTGAGAAGTACGGAGATTTTCTCATAACCGTTGATAACGGCACTTCCGCAGTTGAGGAAATAGACCAGTCAAGTTTAGAAACCGTGGTAATAGACCACCACAACGTTCCGCCCAGAATTCCAAAGAAAGCCCTGATAGTTAATCCGAAAGTCGGGGCAAAAAGGGAAGGCTTAAAGGCTCTATCTTCCTCAGCTTTGAGTTTTTACCTCGGCAGTGCCTTGATAAGGGAATTTAACTTAGACGAAGATCCCAGAAACTTTTTAGATCTGGTTGCCCTAGGACTCCTTGCGGATTACATGCCCGTAAATCCAGTCACCCGCACACTCGCCGTTAAGGGAATGTACTTGCTAGAGAAAATAGCTCAAGGCAAGGTAAGAAAACCGGGGGTGAAGGCACTTTTAGAGATTTCTTCGGTAAACGGTAACGTCACTTCAAGGGACGTATACTTTTCCTTAGCTCCGAGGATAAACGCTGCGGGTAGGATTTCAAAGCCGAAGTTTGCCCTTGATCTCCTCCTTGAAGAAGACGAGAGGAGGGCAAGGGAACTTGCGTTAAAACTCGAGGAAATCAACAGAAGAAGAAAGGCTATAACAAACCTGACTTACAAGGAAGCGAAAAAGAAGGCTATTGAGGAAATTGATAAAAACTTCTTGGTAGTCTGGGACGAGGAGTGGCATCCAGGAATTCTCGGTATAGTTGCTGGAAGACTTGCGGGAGAATTTAACAAACCCGTCGCCGTGTTTTCTAAAGGAAAGACGAAAGCGGTAGGCTCTATAAGGAGCATAGAGAGTATTGACGTTTATGACAAGGTAAGCACTATGCGTGATATGTTCCTCAAATGGGGCGGACACGACAAGGCTATGGGACTCACGCTCCCTTCAAATAGACTTGAGGAGTTCAGAGAAAAGGTAAACCAGATATTCGAAAAAGTTAAAGAGAGTGAAGTGATAATTCCGGTTGATATGGAAATAGATCCGAGAGAATTCGGAGAAGAAGATTTAAGAACCATTAAATCCCTCGAACCTTTCGGAGAGGGAAATCCCCATCCCACGTTTATGACCACGGTAAAAGATGTAAAGCTCGGAGAAGGCTACAAGGTTTCTATAAACAGTGTAGAGATGGAGTGCTGGGATACGGAACTTCTTAAACACTTAAAAATCGGCAAAAAAATACTTTACAGACTTGACGGCGGGAAGTTTATCTTAGAGGATGTAGAAAATGGCTTCGTATAA
- a CDS encoding ABC transporter ATP-binding protein: MSLLEVKNLNLWYREKQVLFDVSFEVKIGEILCIVGESGSGKSSILFTILRLLPPYARVSGSVKFLGRELLKLSEREMKSIRGKEVGMVFQEPSLYLDPLFTVGSQIEETYLSHFKAGRREAYEACIKAMKKAGIPKPEEKYRMYPHQLSGGLKQRVCIANAIVCEPKLVLADEPTTALDVSVQRRILALFRNMKEEGKAVILITHDFGVVAEVGDRVIVLKDGKVVEEGDVFEIFDNPKHEYTKKLLSAI; this comes from the coding sequence ATGAGTCTTCTTGAAGTTAAAAACTTAAACCTCTGGTACAGGGAGAAGCAGGTTCTCTTTGACGTTTCCTTTGAAGTAAAGATAGGGGAAATCCTGTGCATAGTTGGAGAAAGCGGTTCCGGTAAGAGCTCCATACTCTTTACCATCTTAAGATTGCTTCCTCCTTACGCCAGAGTGTCGGGTAGCGTAAAGTTTTTAGGAAGGGAACTCTTAAAGCTCTCGGAAAGGGAAATGAAAAGTATTAGAGGAAAGGAAGTAGGAATGGTGTTCCAGGAACCTTCCCTTTACCTTGACCCTCTCTTTACGGTAGGCTCTCAAATTGAAGAGACTTACCTTTCCCATTTCAAAGCCGGCAGAAGAGAGGCTTACGAGGCTTGTATAAAAGCCATGAAGAAGGCAGGAATACCCAAACCCGAGGAAAAGTACAGGATGTACCCCCACCAGCTCTCGGGAGGACTCAAGCAGAGGGTATGTATAGCAAATGCAATCGTGTGTGAGCCAAAACTCGTCCTTGCAGACGAGCCCACCACTGCTCTGGACGTTTCTGTCCAGAGAAGAATACTCGCCCTTTTCAGGAATATGAAGGAAGAGGGTAAGGCTGTAATACTTATAACCCACGATTTTGGAGTGGTTGCGGAAGTGGGAGACAGGGTAATAGTCTTAAAAGACGGCAAAGTGGTGGAAGAAGGAGACGTTTTTGAGATTTTTGACAATCCTAAGCACGAATACACAAAAAAACTTCTCTCTGCGATTTAA
- a CDS encoding metal-binding protein: MASYKGHELFNVLALGPLILLVPQDYRIPFGIGYLLGTFFLSPDLDLHFSKPSQRWKFLKFLWFPFWVFSRHRGITHVPFLGTLVKLFYLIFIFFFLYFAVLGVLSILGFAPKELLSFDPFAFINEFLKSEKGFFFILGLIVADLLHIVLDIVSSFIKRF; this comes from the coding sequence ATGGCTTCGTATAAAGGGCATGAGTTATTTAACGTTCTCGCTTTAGGTCCTCTAATTTTGTTAGTTCCTCAGGATTACAGAATCCCTTTCGGAATTGGATACCTTCTCGGAACTTTCTTCCTATCTCCCGATTTAGACCTGCATTTTTCCAAACCGTCTCAGAGGTGGAAGTTCTTAAAATTTCTGTGGTTTCCCTTCTGGGTGTTTTCAAGACACAGAGGCATAACCCACGTTCCCTTTTTAGGAACTCTCGTGAAATTGTTTTACTTGATATTCATATTCTTCTTTCTTTACTTTGCAGTTTTAGGAGTTTTAAGTATTTTAGGCTTTGCCCCAAAAGAGCTTCTATCCTTTGATCCCTTCGCTTTTATAAATGAATTCTTAAAAAGCGAAAAGGGGTTTTTCTTCATTCTCGGCTTAATAGTAGCGGATTTACTTCACATAGTTTTAGACATAGTTTCATCCTTCATCAAGAGGTTTTAA
- the upp gene encoding uracil phosphoribosyltransferase — translation MIVELSHPLIKHKVNTARIQDTSAEKLRKTLKELGFMLVYEALKDILLEEKEVRTWIGNKRFNYLNEEEIVFVPILRAGLSFLEGALQVVPNAKVGFLGIKRNEETLESHIYYSRLPELKGKIVVILDPMLATGGTLEVALREILKHSPLKVKSVHAIAAPEGLKRIEEKFKEVEIFVGNVDERLNDKGYIIPGLGDIGDRLYAVSVY, via the coding sequence ATGATCGTGGAATTATCTCACCCCCTGATAAAGCACAAGGTAAACACAGCAAGAATACAGGACACTTCCGCAGAAAAGCTCAGGAAAACCTTAAAGGAACTTGGTTTTATGCTTGTATATGAAGCCCTAAAAGACATACTTTTAGAGGAAAAGGAAGTCAGAACGTGGATAGGTAACAAAAGATTTAATTACTTGAATGAAGAAGAAATAGTATTCGTTCCCATACTGAGGGCGGGACTTTCCTTTCTGGAGGGAGCACTCCAAGTCGTACCGAACGCAAAGGTAGGATTTCTAGGAATAAAGAGAAACGAAGAGACTCTTGAATCTCACATATACTACTCAAGACTGCCAGAGCTGAAGGGAAAAATCGTAGTTATACTTGACCCCATGCTTGCAACCGGAGGAACGCTGGAAGTGGCGTTAAGGGAAATCCTCAAACACTCACCTCTTAAGGTAAAGAGCGTGCACGCGATAGCCGCCCCGGAGGGTCTAAAAAGGATAGAAGAAAAGTTTAAAGAAGTGGAAATCTTTGTGGGAAATGTAGATGAAAGATTAAACGACAAGGGATACATAATCCCGGGTCTGGGAGACATAGGCGACAGGTTATACGCGGTAAGTGTGTATTGA